One segment of Halalkalicoccus tibetensis DNA contains the following:
- a CDS encoding DUF402 domain-containing protein: MRVAIRGIYTTALTRLFAEAGHEVVQATDPIRERFDPEFGDGPADLSCTTSRDRQGVSLSGDPDAVAEANELLGVGRDTFRLDDPTPLGSVHEGRVEGTRSGGAVVSLSEGRGYLPFDDADGYVDEGDSLRVQVAEPAAPWSDDDPRLSTAIRARTPGGLAALREGGSGIDAPDEETAGLVDLLSVETPEEWGVSLGRRAREASLADLEAGLSRAAELAEEFEGGDTVEPYATAWCWFGRESRFSLDAERRAVTTTMAGHHRIKAGSSRASDAVDFAEALCEPKEFPFEAVAGQFGPEEGDALAIEHGKPSGKVITLGRGEVIEYDPEGSITLRREMTAGGSYDALGTPRESGDVAITTLKEGRWWYPTVYRDDEGATKGTYVNVCTPVELFPESARYVDLYVDVIKGRDGTVERVDGEELSEAVAAGLVSEELAGKARSVAAAIERALG, translated from the coding sequence ATGAGGGTCGCGATCCGGGGGATCTACACGACGGCGCTCACCCGGCTGTTCGCGGAGGCGGGCCACGAGGTCGTCCAGGCGACCGACCCGATCCGCGAGCGATTCGACCCCGAGTTCGGGGACGGCCCCGCCGACCTCTCCTGTACGACGAGCCGCGACCGCCAGGGCGTCTCGCTGTCGGGCGACCCGGACGCGGTCGCGGAGGCGAACGAACTGCTCGGGGTCGGGCGGGACACCTTCCGGTTGGACGACCCGACCCCGCTCGGCTCGGTCCACGAGGGTCGCGTCGAGGGGACGCGCAGCGGCGGGGCGGTCGTCTCGCTGTCGGAGGGCAGGGGCTACCTGCCGTTCGACGACGCCGACGGCTACGTCGACGAGGGCGATTCCCTCCGGGTGCAGGTCGCCGAACCCGCCGCCCCCTGGAGCGACGACGATCCACGGCTCTCGACGGCGATCCGCGCGCGAACCCCCGGCGGGCTGGCGGCGCTGCGCGAGGGCGGGTCGGGGATCGACGCGCCCGACGAGGAGACGGCGGGGCTGGTCGACCTCCTCTCGGTCGAGACCCCCGAGGAGTGGGGGGTCTCGCTGGGCAGGCGGGCGCGTGAGGCGAGCCTCGCGGACCTCGAAGCGGGCCTCTCGCGGGCGGCGGAGCTCGCCGAGGAGTTCGAGGGAGGCGACACTGTCGAACCCTACGCGACCGCGTGGTGCTGGTTCGGCCGCGAGAGCCGGTTCTCGCTCGATGCCGAGCGCCGCGCGGTCACGACGACGATGGCGGGCCACCACCGGATCAAGGCCGGCTCGAGCCGCGCGAGCGACGCGGTGGACTTCGCGGAGGCGCTCTGCGAGCCCAAGGAGTTCCCGTTCGAGGCCGTCGCGGGCCAGTTCGGGCCCGAGGAGGGCGACGCGCTCGCGATCGAGCACGGCAAGCCCTCCGGGAAGGTGATCACGCTGGGCCGGGGCGAGGTGATCGAGTACGACCCCGAGGGCTCGATCACCCTGCGCCGCGAGATGACCGCGGGCGGGAGCTACGACGCGCTGGGAACCCCCCGCGAGTCGGGCGACGTCGCGATCACCACGCTGAAGGAGGGGCGCTGGTGGTATCCGACGGTCTATCGGGACGACGAAGGGGCAACGAAGGGCACGTACGTCAACGTCTGTACGCCCGTCGAGCTGTTCCCCGAAAGCGCCCGGTACGTCGACCTCTATGTCGACGTGATCAAGGGGAGAGACGGGACCGTCGAACGGGTCGACGGCGAGGAACTGAGCGAGGCGGTCGCTGCCGGGCTCGTGAGCGAGGAGCTCGCGGGAAAGGCCCGGAGCGTCGCGGCGGCGATCGAGCGCGCGCTGGGGTAG
- a CDS encoding DUF5611 family protein: protein MREYKMRRGEHLEERIPDMEGTIEEYFGPITDTEEHNGSDLYVVDEPDNPVFERIVAGTVVYSGKKDKLGVHFEERPAEEVIAEGNADAAADAVDAKNSFLLEATGRDAKSRRESMKRDVEDDPDADVPDA from the coding sequence ATGCGCGAGTACAAGATGCGACGCGGCGAGCACCTCGAGGAGCGGATTCCCGACATGGAGGGGACCATCGAGGAGTACTTCGGCCCGATCACCGACACCGAGGAACACAACGGCAGCGACCTCTATGTGGTCGACGAGCCGGACAACCCGGTCTTCGAGCGGATCGTCGCCGGCACGGTCGTCTACAGCGGCAAGAAGGACAAGCTCGGCGTCCACTTCGAGGAACGCCCCGCCGAGGAGGTCATCGCCGAGGGCAACGCCGACGCCGCCGCCGACGCGGTCGACGCCAAGAACAGCTTCCTGCTCGAGGCGACGGGAAGGGACGCCAAATCCCGCCGCGAGTCGATGAAGCGCGACGTCGAGGACGACCCCGACGCGGACGTCCCCGACGCCTGA
- a CDS encoding PrsW family intramembrane metalloprotease, with amino-acid sequence MQRDPVDRESRDSRDLYDIATWEKRSAVDAFSAWLYRAGVAGAKALIVLLAALFLLAQLVLGGLGAVADPFVGVLVLLSVVPAFAIAAYVWYIDITTGEPLSLLVATFLLSILFAMFAAVINSIGMLPFGAIVAVTEAVAPGATEVATFVALSLFFFLVVGPVEETVKLLAIRLYAYRDVRFDAVIDGAVYGAAAGLGFATIENALYITQGLEAGVAGTEVIGAAGDTAAVRALAGPGHVLYSAIAGFYLGLAKFNREHAGPIVVKGLLIAAVFHALYNTLSGVVPGALVGAATWITPAVALIGFIVVYDAIVAYFLYRKLAGYRRAYDAAGVRGDEGDLTPELTEFDP; translated from the coding sequence ATGCAGCGAGATCCGGTCGACCGCGAGTCGCGCGACTCGCGGGACCTCTACGACATCGCGACCTGGGAGAAGCGGTCGGCGGTCGATGCCTTCTCGGCGTGGCTCTATCGCGCCGGCGTCGCGGGCGCGAAGGCGTTGATCGTCCTGCTCGCCGCGCTCTTCCTGCTCGCACAGCTCGTCCTCGGGGGGCTCGGGGCGGTCGCCGACCCCTTCGTCGGGGTGCTCGTGCTCCTCTCGGTGGTGCCCGCCTTCGCCATCGCGGCCTACGTCTGGTATATCGACATCACCACCGGGGAGCCCCTGTCGCTGCTCGTCGCGACGTTCCTGCTCTCGATCCTCTTCGCGATGTTCGCCGCGGTGATCAACTCCATCGGGATGCTCCCGTTCGGCGCGATCGTCGCCGTCACCGAGGCGGTCGCCCCCGGAGCCACGGAGGTCGCGACCTTCGTCGCGCTCTCGCTCTTTTTCTTCCTCGTGGTCGGCCCCGTCGAGGAGACCGTCAAGCTGCTCGCGATACGGCTCTACGCCTACCGCGACGTCCGCTTCGACGCCGTCATCGACGGGGCGGTCTACGGCGCCGCCGCCGGGCTGGGCTTCGCGACCATCGAGAACGCGCTGTACATCACTCAAGGGCTCGAAGCCGGCGTCGCGGGCACCGAAGTGATCGGCGCGGCGGGTGACACCGCCGCCGTCCGCGCGCTCGCGGGGCCGGGTCACGTGCTCTACTCGGCGATCGCGGGCTTCTATCTGGGTCTCGCGAAGTTCAACCGCGAACACGCCGGTCCGATCGTGGTCAAGGGGTTGTTGATCGCCGCCGTCTTCCACGCGCTGTACAACACCCTCTCGGGGGTCGTCCCCGGCGCGCTCGTCGGCGCGGCGACCTGGATCACGCCCGCCGTCGCGCTGATCGGCTTCATCGTCGTCTACGACGCGATCGTCGCGTACTTCCTCTACCGGAAGCTCGCGGGCTACCGCCGGGCCTACGACGCGGCCGGGGTCAGGGGGGACGAGGGCGACCTGACGCCCGAGCTCACGGAGTTCGATCCCTGA
- a CDS encoding VOC family protein, with product MIENDHIFHLAIPSHDLERAESFYIDGLNAETGRKYDDRLTMDFYGDQIVCHKTSEEEIDDDVTMYPRHFGVTVTDESDFEAILDNARTHDLPFFQEPMIRFEGETDEHRTFFLQDPSNNLLEFKWYNDPSQMY from the coding sequence ATGATTGAGAACGACCACATCTTCCACCTGGCGATCCCGTCGCACGACCTCGAACGAGCCGAATCGTTCTACATCGACGGGCTGAACGCTGAAACGGGCCGCAAGTACGACGACCGGCTGACGATGGACTTCTACGGCGACCAGATCGTCTGCCACAAGACGAGCGAGGAGGAGATCGACGACGACGTGACGATGTACCCGCGCCACTTCGGCGTGACCGTCACCGACGAGTCGGACTTCGAGGCGATCCTGGACAACGCCCGGACCCACGACCTGCCGTTCTTCCAGGAGCCGATGATCCGCTTCGAGGGCGAGACCGACGAACACCGGACGTTCTTCCTCCAGGACCCCTCGAACAACCTGCTCGAGTTCAAGTGGTACAACGACCCGAGCCAGATGTACTGA
- a CDS encoding riboflavin synthase, whose protein sequence is MFTGIVEATGEVLARTETDDGLRLRLACPFAGELDGGQSVSVNGACLTVEEHSQEWFSVFLASETVSRTYLGELREDERVNLERAMAADGRFDGHVVQGHVDGVGEVREVEEVGEDWRFVFSLPDDLTNYVVEKGSITVDGISLTVADLSEGEFSVAIIPTTYEETTLSGKAVGDPVHLEADVIAKYVERVSAPY, encoded by the coding sequence ATGTTCACCGGGATCGTCGAGGCGACCGGCGAGGTCCTCGCGAGGACCGAGACCGACGACGGGCTCCGACTGCGGCTCGCCTGCCCGTTCGCGGGCGAGCTCGATGGCGGCCAGAGCGTGAGCGTCAACGGCGCCTGCCTGACCGTCGAGGAGCACAGTCAGGAGTGGTTCTCCGTCTTCCTCGCGAGCGAGACCGTCTCGCGGACCTACCTAGGCGAGCTCCGGGAGGACGAGCGGGTGAACCTCGAACGCGCGATGGCCGCCGACGGCCGGTTCGACGGCCACGTCGTCCAGGGTCACGTCGACGGCGTCGGCGAGGTCCGGGAGGTCGAGGAGGTCGGCGAGGACTGGCGCTTCGTTTTTTCGCTGCCCGACGACCTCACGAACTACGTCGTCGAGAAGGGCTCCATCACCGTGGACGGCATCAGCCTCACCGTCGCGGACCTCTCGGAGGGGGAGTTCTCGGTCGCGATCATCCCGACGACCTACGAGGAGACGACGCTGTCGGGAAAGGCGGTCGGCGACCCCGTTCACCTCGAAGCGGACGTGATCGCCAAATACGTCGAGCGGGTTAGCGCTCCGTATTGA
- a CDS encoding 2-phosphosulfolactate phosphatase yields the protein MEVERCPLPDVESTVGPEDAVVVVDALRASATVATLLACGASGVRPVADGNAADEPLTAGEHHGERVEGFDFGNSPLAIRERSEEVAGRDVAVQTTNGTKCVNRVDGAGHVFMGSTVNESALARAAVDRLPEDTRVWVVPARRRGEYAPEDDYAAARIERRFAEELGREPPELGFEADPEELFLGSDTGEFLIGKGSRDDVEHCAKPDVCGAVPMLRDGLFVDATRSTETIQP from the coding sequence ATGGAGGTCGAACGCTGCCCGCTTCCCGACGTCGAGTCGACCGTCGGGCCAGAGGACGCCGTCGTCGTCGTCGACGCGCTGCGCGCGAGCGCGACCGTCGCGACGCTGCTCGCGTGTGGCGCGAGCGGGGTGCGGCCGGTCGCGGACGGCAACGCGGCCGACGAGCCGCTCACGGCCGGCGAGCACCACGGCGAGCGCGTCGAGGGGTTCGACTTCGGCAACTCGCCGCTCGCGATCCGCGAGCGAAGCGAGGAGGTCGCGGGCCGCGACGTCGCGGTCCAGACGACGAACGGGACCAAGTGCGTGAACCGGGTCGACGGCGCGGGCCACGTGTTCATGGGCTCGACGGTCAACGAGTCGGCGCTGGCGCGGGCGGCCGTCGACCGGCTCCCCGAGGACACGCGAGTGTGGGTCGTCCCCGCCCGCCGGCGCGGCGAGTACGCCCCCGAGGACGACTACGCCGCGGCCCGGATCGAGCGCCGGTTCGCCGAGGAGCTCGGCCGCGAACCGCCCGAACTCGGCTTCGAGGCGGACCCCGAGGAGCTGTTCCTCGGGTCAGACACCGGCGAGTTCCTGATCGGGAAGGGGAGCCGGGACGACGTGGAACACTGTGCGAAACCGGACGTCTGCGGGGCGGTGCCGATGCTGCGCGACGGACTGTTCGTGGACGCGACGCGATCGACGGAGACGATACAGCCATGA